The DNA window AGAAGGACTCTCTTTTCCACGTGCTCGCGAAAAAGCATTGGGAAAATATTGTTCTGATGAAAACTTAGAAAAAATTCTTCATTCTCCTAATAACATTCTTGGCATTGAATATATGAAAGCTTTAATAAAATGTAACAGTAAAATGAATCCACATACAATAACTAGAATTAAAGCTCCTTACAGTTCAACTGATATTTTGAGTAATATCTGCAGTGCTACAGCTATAAGAAGCTATCTATCTAAAAATAATTATGATCTTAACAAGCTAAAAAGAGTCATTCCTAAAAATAGCTTTCACGTCTTTAAAAAGAGCATAGAAAATGATTTTGCACCTATTTACTATCATAATTTTGAAAAAATCATTCTCTACAAGCTTCGAACAATGTCAAAACTCGAACTAAAAAAAGTTTTTGATGTAAATGAAGGTCTTGAGAACAGAATAAAAGAAATTGCTGTTAAAACAACAGATTTACAAAGCCTACTTCAAAATTTAAAAACTAAAAGATATACTTATACGAGACTTCAAAGAATCTTTGCCCATATTCTATTAGGAATTACTAAGGAACATATTCTCATGTTTAATGCATCTGGTGGTTCACAATATGCTCGTATATTAGCTTTTTCATCAAAAGGAACTGAAATACTAAAAAGATTAAAAAAATCATCATGCATCCCTATATTAACAAACATTAATAAACAAGTACTAGATCATTCTCTTGCTAAAGAAATGCTTAATTTCGATATTCTAGCAACAGATATTTACAGTTTAGCTTATCCTAATGAACATTATAGAATTGGTGGATATGACTATTACAACAAACCTTATTTTCTTAATCATCCCCTTTAGTAGTTCATCTAATTTAGGTACTATTTTTTATATATTCATAATATATATGAATATATTTATTTTTCAGGGGGACTAATATGACTTTATTTATTTTTGTGCTTATTTTGTTTTTACTATTTTATAGATTAAGAAAAAAAACGATTTATTCTAATGTCAAACATATCTTTGTCATCTTTGTTACTTGTTTTTTAGTCATTCATATCATAAAATATCCAGAGGCAGCCTTTAGCTCAGCAAAATTAGGAGTTGATACATGGTTTAACATTGTTTTTCCCGCACTCCTTCCATTTTTCGTTGGAGCTGAAATGCTTATTGGCTTAGGTGTAGTAAATTTTATTGGCATACTACTAGAACCCATCATTAGACCCATTTTTAATGTCCCTGGAGAAGGCTCTTTTATATTGGCTATGAGTATTACATCCGGATACCCAATAGGTGCCAAATTAATTACTGACCTTAGAAGCAAAAGAGCCTTTTCAAAAACAGAAGCCCAACGACTCCTATCGTTTTGCAGCACATCAGGTCCACTATTTATGATTGGTGCCGTTGCTATTGGTATGTTTCATAATGCTCAATTAGGAACGACTATTGCATTAGCTCATTACTTAGGTGCCCTTATGGTAGGGATTCTCTTTAGATTCTACAAATTTAGAAACAATCCTCAAATTCCTCACAAAACAAAAAATGGTTATATTAAACGAGCTTTTAAAGAATTGTTTCATTCTATCCAAAATAGTGAAAAAACTTTTGGTGCATTATTAGGAACTGCTGTAAAAAACGCTGTAGAAACACTTCTTACCGTTGGCGGTTTTATTATTCTTTTTTCAGTAATTATTCGACTTTTAACCCTAATGGGATTCATCAAGACTCTATCCTATTATCTTCAGAATTTTTTATTCTTTTTTCAACTGGACAAAAATGCATGTGCAGCAATTATAAGTGGAGTTTTTGAAATGACAATAGGCTGTAAACTACTATCTGAAATAGATGGAATTTCTTTTATAAAACAAGCTGTATTCGCTACAATGCTCATTTCTTGGAGTGGCTTTTCTATTCATGCTCAAGTAGCTAATTTAATCAGTAAAACCGACTTAAGTGCTAGCATCTATATTTTTTCAAAATTTTTACATGCTCTATTTTCCGGTATCTTTATTCTCCTTGTAGTCCCTTTTACTAATACTATTTTTAAGCATATAGATACGCCTGCTTTTTTGCAATACTCTAAAGAGGTAATCCATCCTACTTGGACTTCAAAAATTTTATTGTCATCAGAACTATTCCTAAGCATAACCATCTTAATTATGATCCTTGCAATGATCCTTCAAATTCTTTATAAAATAACATACCTATTTTCTTTTCATAAAAAATGAAGGGATTTAACCCTTCATTCCTTTTAATTCATTTCTATTGTCTTTTATGGTTTCTATCATTTTTCCAAGATTTTTTTCTAGGCCGCCTAATAATTCATCCGTATATTGTCTAGCTCCAAGCCGAATTTCTTTTGCATTGATTTGCGCCTGAGATACAATCTCTTCTGCTCTTTTATGTGCCATTTTAGTAATTTCATCTTTTTCTACCATTTCTTCAATATGTACCT is part of the Crassaminicella profunda genome and encodes:
- a CDS encoding nucleotidyltransferase, whose translation is MKVLGFITEYNPFHNGHKYHLEESIKKVNATHTIALMSGNFLQRGEPALTNKWIRAEMAVRAGIDLVIELPTIYACNSAEFFAYGGISLLNNLGIVDDISFGSEIGEISKLKQIAKILVKEPNLYKNYLKEFLSEGLSFPRAREKALGKYCSDENLEKILHSPNNILGIEYMKALIKCNSKMNPHTITRIKAPYSSTDILSNICSATAIRSYLSKNNYDLNKLKRVIPKNSFHVFKKSIENDFAPIYYHNFEKIILYKLRTMSKLELKKVFDVNEGLENRIKEIAVKTTDLQSLLQNLKTKRYTYTRLQRIFAHILLGITKEHILMFNASGGSQYARILAFSSKGTEILKRLKKSSCIPILTNINKQVLDHSLAKEMLNFDILATDIYSLAYPNEHYRIGGYDYYNKPYFLNHPL
- the ylbJ gene encoding sporulation integral membrane protein YlbJ — translated: MTLFIFVLILFLLFYRLRKKTIYSNVKHIFVIFVTCFLVIHIIKYPEAAFSSAKLGVDTWFNIVFPALLPFFVGAEMLIGLGVVNFIGILLEPIIRPIFNVPGEGSFILAMSITSGYPIGAKLITDLRSKRAFSKTEAQRLLSFCSTSGPLFMIGAVAIGMFHNAQLGTTIALAHYLGALMVGILFRFYKFRNNPQIPHKTKNGYIKRAFKELFHSIQNSEKTFGALLGTAVKNAVETLLTVGGFIILFSVIIRLLTLMGFIKTLSYYLQNFLFFFQLDKNACAAIISGVFEMTIGCKLLSEIDGISFIKQAVFATMLISWSGFSIHAQVANLISKTDLSASIYIFSKFLHALFSGIFILLVVPFTNTIFKHIDTPAFLQYSKEVIHPTWTSKILLSSELFLSITILIMILAMILQILYKITYLFSFHKK